A genomic window from Camelus ferus isolate YT-003-E chromosome 9, BCGSAC_Cfer_1.0, whole genome shotgun sequence includes:
- the GABARAPL2 gene encoding gamma-aminobutyric acid receptor-associated protein-like 2 isoform X1: MKWMFKEDHSLEHRCVESAKIRAKYPDRVPVIVEKVSGSQIVDIDKRKYLVPSDITVAQFMWIIRKRIQLPSEKAIFLFVDKTVPQSRSSGVPAAACLVLCGLGLCEF, encoded by the exons ATGAAGTGGATGTTCAAGGAAGACCACTCGCTGG AACACAGATGTGTGGAATCTGCGAAGATCCGAGCGAAATATCCCGACCGGGTTCCG GTGATTGTGGAAAAAGTCTCAGGCTCTCAGATTGTTGACATTGATAAGCGGAAGTATCTGGTTCCATCTGACATCACTGTGGCTCAGTTCATGTGGATCATCAGGAAAAGGATCCAGCTTCCTTCTGAAAAGGCAATCTTCCTGTTTGTGGATAAGACAGTCCCACAGTCCAG ATCCTCTGGTGTTCCAGCAGCAGCCTGCCTGGTGCTGTGTGGCTTGGGCCTCTGTGAATTCTGA
- the GABARAPL2 gene encoding gamma-aminobutyric acid receptor-associated protein-like 2 isoform X2, protein MKWMFKEDHSLEHRCVESAKIRAKYPDRVPVIVEKVSGSQIVDIDKRKYLVPSDITVAQFMWIIRKRIQLPSEKAIFLFVDKTVPQSSLTMGQLYEKEKDEDGFLYVAYSGENTFGF, encoded by the exons ATGAAGTGGATGTTCAAGGAAGACCACTCGCTGG AACACAGATGTGTGGAATCTGCGAAGATCCGAGCGAAATATCCCGACCGGGTTCCG GTGATTGTGGAAAAAGTCTCAGGCTCTCAGATTGTTGACATTGATAAGCGGAAGTATCTGGTTCCATCTGACATCACTGTGGCTCAGTTCATGTGGATCATCAGGAAAAGGATCCAGCTTCCTTCTGAAAAGGCAATCTTCCTGTTTGTGGATAAGACAGTCCCACAGTCCAG ccTAACTATGGGACAGCTTTAcgagaaggaaaaagatgaagaTGGATTCTTGTATGTGGCCTACAGTGGAGAGAACACTTTTGGCTTCTGA